In Anabas testudineus chromosome 12, fAnaTes1.2, whole genome shotgun sequence, one genomic interval encodes:
- the srrm1 gene encoding serine/arginine repetitive matrix protein 1 isoform X1, translated as MDAGFFRGTSAEQDNRFSNKHKKLLKQLKFAECLDKKVDMTKVNLEVIKPWITQRVTEILGFEDDVVIEFIFNQLEEKHPDAKVMQINLTGFLNGKNAREFMKDLWPLLLSAQENIAGIPSAFLEQKKEEIKQRQIEQEKLASLKKSDEDKKEKDRDTRERAQSKSPRRRKTRSPSPRRRSPVKRERKQSPSRSPRRKPSPIGGSSPPPPLMQLPAKPMEQLADSETSGRAMPEPVIQEASSTCDTVVEVLNTDMVTEVKEPSPEKPHKKEERPRSREREKDSRRERPHHRSRSHSRTRRRRSRSRSYSPRRRQSPRRRMSPRRRSPPRRGPTSSRQRHRRSPVRRRRSRSASSSGSSSSNSRSPKKAVKRISSTPPRKQVHHPDTSISPAGRDRRSPSPRARRSRGSASPPRSSGIKRKQGGRGDSPSDYAKLRPSEGSESEEGKNEKGATADSVQQRRQYRRQNQQSSSDTGSSSSEDEGPKRPAAGSSARNGEVRRRRTRTPSPRRRHRDPSPRKRRSPSPGRRRRSPSPPRRRRSLSPPRRRSPSPPPRRRSPSPRRYSPPIQRRYSPSPLPPQKRRMSSSPKRSPMAKRRPSRSPKRRSSPAQRRRTPPSSSSPPRHRRSPMMSSVRPNRDTRSPVGGASRLSPSPPKRSRNVRGSTSPQGRFEASTSPTNQRRQQSPSRSGKPIRRVSRTPEPRNNQRPSPSPQPMRRVSSRSRSVSPQPAAQRRVAPASGSPSPSRSASASPPPAKKASSGSGSQSPSKNSDVDGSGKKKKKKKEKKHKKDKKHKKHKKHKKDKSGATGAVDAQENQGVEEDGDSRKESDSEVEDSLDDLEKHLREKALRSMRKAQMSPSQMS; from the exons ATGGACGCGGGATTCTTCCGC gGCACAAGTGCGGAGCAAGACAACCGCTTCAGCAACAAGCACAAGAAACTACTGAAACAGCTGAAGTTTGCAGAATGTTTGGACAAGAAG GTGGACATGACCAAAGTGAACCTAGAAGTCATCAAACCTTGGATTACTCAGCGGGTAACGGAGATACTGGGATTTGAGGATGACGTCGTGATAGAGTTCATATTTAACCAGCTTGAGGAAAAG CACCCAGATGCCAAGGTGATGCAGATCAACCTGACTGGCTTTCTGAACGGGAAGAATGCCCGAGAGTTCATGAAGGACCTGTGGCCCCTGCTGCTGAGTGCCCAGGAGAACATTGCTGGCATACCATCTGCTTTTCTGGaacagaagaaagaggaaattaaACAGAGACAG ATTGAACAGGAAAAGCTTGCTTCACTGAAAAAGAGTGATGAGGATAAGAAGGAAAAGGACAGGGACACCAGAGAAAGGGCTCAATCAAAGAGCCCAAGGAG GCGGAAAACAAGATCACCATCACCACGGCGAAGGTCACCAGTGAAGCGGGAAAGGAAGCAGAGTCCCTCACGCTCTCCTAGACGCAAACCTAGTCCAATTGGTGGAAGTTCACCACCTCCACCCTTGATGCAGCTGCCAGCCAAACCCATGGAGCAACTTGCAGATTCGGAAACATCAGGAAGAGCAATGCCAGAACCGGTTATTCAAGAAGCTTCTTCCACCTG TGACACAGTTGTGGAGGTGTTGAACACAGACATGGTGACTGAAGTCAAAGAGCCCTCTCCAGAGAAACCCCATAAGAAAGAGGAAAGGCCCAGGTCGCGGGAAAGGGAGAAAGACAGCAGGAGGGAAAGGCCTCACCATCGCTCCCGTTCTCATTCCCGCACTCGTAGACGGCGTTCCCGTTCTAG ATCTTACTCCCCTCGTAGAAGGCAGAGTCCCAGGAGGAGAATGTCTCCACGTCGAAGAAGTCCCCCCAGACGTGGCCCCACCAGCTCCAGACAAAGACATAGACGCTCCCCTGTCCGCAG GAGGCGTTCTCGCTCTGCTTCATCGTCAGGCAGCAGCTCCTCAAACTCTCGCTCACCAAAAAAAGCCGTGAAAAGAATATCTAGCACACCTCCCAGAAAACAGGTCCATCATCCTGACACTTCCATTAGTCCAGCAGGCAGGGACAGACGATCACCATCTCCACGGGCCAGAAGAAGCCGGGGCTCAGCTTCCCCACCAAGATCATCTG GTATAAAGCGAAaacaaggaggaagaggggatTCTCCATCTGATTATGCCAAACTTAGGCCGTCTGAAGGGTCTGAGTCAG AGGAGGGTAAAAATGAGAAAGGGGCAACAGCAGATTCGGTGCAGCAGCGACGACAGTATCGCAGACAGAATCAACAGTCATCTTCAG ATACAGGATCTTCCTCCTCAGAAGATGAGGGGCCCAAGAGACCAGCAGCAGGCTCAAGTGCCAGAAATGGAGAAGTTAGAAGAAGGCGTACTCGTACTCCTTCCCCACGCAGGCGACACAGGGATCCCTCTCCTAG AAAAAGGCGTTCTCCATCCCCTGGCCGCAGACGTCGCTCCCCTTCTCCCCCACGGCGTCGCAGATCTCTTTCTCCACCTAGGCGCAG GTCTCCTTCACCACCCCCCCGTCGTAGATCTCCATCCCCCAGACGATATTCTCCCCCAATTCAGCGCCGCTACAGTCCATCACCTTTGCCTCCACAGAAAAGAAGGATGTCTAGCTCTCCAAAACGTTCTCCAATGGCAAAGCGTCGCCCCTCGAGGTCTCCTAAACGCAGAAGTTCTCCTGCTCAACGGAGACGCAcacctccatcctcctcttcacctcccAGACACAGGAGGAGTCCCATGATGTCCTCTGTCCGTCCAAACAGGGACACACGGTCCCCTGTTGGAGGAGCCAGTCGCCTCTCCCCATCGCCTCCAAAACGTAGTCGCAATGTTAGGGGTTCCACAAGTCCGCAGGGACGTTTTGAAGCATCTACTTCTCCAACTAACCAGCGGAGACAGCAGTCCCCTTCACGCAGTGGCAAACCGATCCGCAGGGTGTCCCGCACTCCAGAGCCACGCAACAACCAGAG ACCCTCTCCTAGCCCCCAGCCTATGAGAAGAGTGTCTTCCAGATCGAGATCTGTTTCTCCTCAACCAGCAGCTCAGAGACGTGTAGCTCCTGCATCTGGATCCCCCTCACCATCTCGCTCTGCCAGTGCATCCCCACCACCAGCCAAAAAGGCCAGCAGTGGTTCCGGCAGTCAGTCCCCAAGCAAG AACTCTGACGTCGATggcagtggaaagaaaaagaagaagaagaaggaaaagaaacataagaaagacaagaaacacaagaaGCATAAGAAGCATAAGAAGGACAAGAGTGGTGCCACTGGGGCTGTTGATGCACAAGAAAACCAGGGtgtggaggaggatggagatTCAAGAAAG GAATCGGACAGTGAAGTCGAAGACAGCTTGGATGATCTGGAAAAGCACCTACGAGAGAAGGCCCTGCGCTCCATGAGGAAGGCTCAAATGTCTCCATCACAGATGTCCTGA
- the srrm1 gene encoding serine/arginine repetitive matrix protein 1 isoform X2 encodes MQINLTGFLNGKNAREFMKDLWPLLLSAQENIAGIPSAFLEQKKEEIKQRQIEQEKLASLKKSDEDKKEKDRDTRERAQSKSPRRRKTRSPSPRRRSPVKRERKQSPSRSPRRKPSPIGGSSPPPPLMQLPAKPMEQLADSETSGRAMPEPVIQEASSTCDTVVEVLNTDMVTEVKEPSPEKPHKKEERPRSREREKDSRRERPHHRSRSHSRTRRRRSRSRSYSPRRRQSPRRRMSPRRRSPPRRGPTSSRQRHRRSPVRRRRSRSASSSGSSSSNSRSPKKAVKRISSTPPRKQVHHPDTSISPAGRDRRSPSPRARRSRGSASPPRSSGIKRKQGGRGDSPSDYAKLRPSEGSESEEGKNEKGATADSVQQRRQYRRQNQQSSSDTGSSSSEDEGPKRPAAGSSARNGEVRRRRTRTPSPRRRHRDPSPRKRRSPSPGRRRRSPSPPRRRRSLSPPRRRSPSPPPRRRSPSPRRYSPPIQRRYSPSPLPPQKRRMSSSPKRSPMAKRRPSRSPKRRSSPAQRRRTPPSSSSPPRHRRSPMMSSVRPNRDTRSPVGGASRLSPSPPKRSRNVRGSTSPQGRFEASTSPTNQRRQQSPSRSGKPIRRVSRTPEPRNNQRPSPSPQPMRRVSSRSRSVSPQPAAQRRVAPASGSPSPSRSASASPPPAKKASSGSGSQSPSKNSDVDGSGKKKKKKKEKKHKKDKKHKKHKKHKKDKSGATGAVDAQENQGVEEDGDSRKESDSEVEDSLDDLEKHLREKALRSMRKAQMSPSQMS; translated from the exons ATGCAGATCAACCTGACTGGCTTTCTGAACGGGAAGAATGCCCGAGAGTTCATGAAGGACCTGTGGCCCCTGCTGCTGAGTGCCCAGGAGAACATTGCTGGCATACCATCTGCTTTTCTGGaacagaagaaagaggaaattaaACAGAGACAG ATTGAACAGGAAAAGCTTGCTTCACTGAAAAAGAGTGATGAGGATAAGAAGGAAAAGGACAGGGACACCAGAGAAAGGGCTCAATCAAAGAGCCCAAGGAG GCGGAAAACAAGATCACCATCACCACGGCGAAGGTCACCAGTGAAGCGGGAAAGGAAGCAGAGTCCCTCACGCTCTCCTAGACGCAAACCTAGTCCAATTGGTGGAAGTTCACCACCTCCACCCTTGATGCAGCTGCCAGCCAAACCCATGGAGCAACTTGCAGATTCGGAAACATCAGGAAGAGCAATGCCAGAACCGGTTATTCAAGAAGCTTCTTCCACCTG TGACACAGTTGTGGAGGTGTTGAACACAGACATGGTGACTGAAGTCAAAGAGCCCTCTCCAGAGAAACCCCATAAGAAAGAGGAAAGGCCCAGGTCGCGGGAAAGGGAGAAAGACAGCAGGAGGGAAAGGCCTCACCATCGCTCCCGTTCTCATTCCCGCACTCGTAGACGGCGTTCCCGTTCTAG ATCTTACTCCCCTCGTAGAAGGCAGAGTCCCAGGAGGAGAATGTCTCCACGTCGAAGAAGTCCCCCCAGACGTGGCCCCACCAGCTCCAGACAAAGACATAGACGCTCCCCTGTCCGCAG GAGGCGTTCTCGCTCTGCTTCATCGTCAGGCAGCAGCTCCTCAAACTCTCGCTCACCAAAAAAAGCCGTGAAAAGAATATCTAGCACACCTCCCAGAAAACAGGTCCATCATCCTGACACTTCCATTAGTCCAGCAGGCAGGGACAGACGATCACCATCTCCACGGGCCAGAAGAAGCCGGGGCTCAGCTTCCCCACCAAGATCATCTG GTATAAAGCGAAaacaaggaggaagaggggatTCTCCATCTGATTATGCCAAACTTAGGCCGTCTGAAGGGTCTGAGTCAG AGGAGGGTAAAAATGAGAAAGGGGCAACAGCAGATTCGGTGCAGCAGCGACGACAGTATCGCAGACAGAATCAACAGTCATCTTCAG ATACAGGATCTTCCTCCTCAGAAGATGAGGGGCCCAAGAGACCAGCAGCAGGCTCAAGTGCCAGAAATGGAGAAGTTAGAAGAAGGCGTACTCGTACTCCTTCCCCACGCAGGCGACACAGGGATCCCTCTCCTAG AAAAAGGCGTTCTCCATCCCCTGGCCGCAGACGTCGCTCCCCTTCTCCCCCACGGCGTCGCAGATCTCTTTCTCCACCTAGGCGCAG GTCTCCTTCACCACCCCCCCGTCGTAGATCTCCATCCCCCAGACGATATTCTCCCCCAATTCAGCGCCGCTACAGTCCATCACCTTTGCCTCCACAGAAAAGAAGGATGTCTAGCTCTCCAAAACGTTCTCCAATGGCAAAGCGTCGCCCCTCGAGGTCTCCTAAACGCAGAAGTTCTCCTGCTCAACGGAGACGCAcacctccatcctcctcttcacctcccAGACACAGGAGGAGTCCCATGATGTCCTCTGTCCGTCCAAACAGGGACACACGGTCCCCTGTTGGAGGAGCCAGTCGCCTCTCCCCATCGCCTCCAAAACGTAGTCGCAATGTTAGGGGTTCCACAAGTCCGCAGGGACGTTTTGAAGCATCTACTTCTCCAACTAACCAGCGGAGACAGCAGTCCCCTTCACGCAGTGGCAAACCGATCCGCAGGGTGTCCCGCACTCCAGAGCCACGCAACAACCAGAG ACCCTCTCCTAGCCCCCAGCCTATGAGAAGAGTGTCTTCCAGATCGAGATCTGTTTCTCCTCAACCAGCAGCTCAGAGACGTGTAGCTCCTGCATCTGGATCCCCCTCACCATCTCGCTCTGCCAGTGCATCCCCACCACCAGCCAAAAAGGCCAGCAGTGGTTCCGGCAGTCAGTCCCCAAGCAAG AACTCTGACGTCGATggcagtggaaagaaaaagaagaagaagaaggaaaagaaacataagaaagacaagaaacacaagaaGCATAAGAAGCATAAGAAGGACAAGAGTGGTGCCACTGGGGCTGTTGATGCACAAGAAAACCAGGGtgtggaggaggatggagatTCAAGAAAG GAATCGGACAGTGAAGTCGAAGACAGCTTGGATGATCTGGAAAAGCACCTACGAGAGAAGGCCCTGCGCTCCATGAGGAAGGCTCAAATGTCTCCATCACAGATGTCCTGA